From the Saccharobesus litoralis genome, one window contains:
- a CDS encoding isocitrate/isopropylmalate dehydrogenase family protein, with protein sequence MSKKTSFDITVLPGDGIGVEITPVCIELIEKVLTKLDADVSINFTTFEAGAAYYQKTGISLPEEALAHAQQSDATLLACMGLPSIRYPDGREIAPQLELREKLDLYAGVRPVKTMPGLPLPLADERGSQLDFVMIRESTEGLFSSRESFRIEGQGQDEAAYDTQKISRRGCERLFNFAFKMAEQRKQKGKQGLVTCIDKANVLGSFYYMRQVFDEVAQHYPHLEADHIYVDACALQLVRQPWAYDVMVTENMFGDILSDLCAGLMGGMGMAPSGDIGENSAVFQPCHGSAPDIIGQGKANPTAMFLSAALMLEWLGYQHQNQAMLDAANKINQVVEAAYATGDLLPYELGGSDGTVAISSKVFAMLEQ encoded by the coding sequence ATGAGTAAAAAAACCTCTTTCGACATTACAGTCTTACCTGGCGATGGCATTGGTGTAGAAATTACGCCAGTGTGTATCGAACTAATTGAAAAAGTGCTAACTAAGCTAGATGCCGATGTCAGTATAAACTTCACCACGTTTGAAGCTGGCGCAGCATACTATCAAAAAACGGGTATTTCCTTGCCTGAAGAAGCCTTAGCGCATGCGCAACAATCGGATGCTACCCTATTGGCTTGTATGGGCTTACCGAGTATACGTTATCCGGATGGTCGTGAAATTGCACCGCAATTAGAACTGCGTGAAAAGTTGGATTTATATGCCGGTGTACGCCCAGTTAAAACCATGCCGGGTTTACCGCTGCCTTTGGCCGATGAACGTGGCAGTCAACTCGATTTTGTGATGATCCGCGAAAGTACCGAGGGTTTATTTTCGTCCCGCGAGAGCTTTAGAATTGAAGGACAAGGTCAAGATGAAGCGGCTTATGATACGCAAAAAATCAGTCGTCGCGGTTGTGAACGCTTATTTAACTTTGCGTTCAAAATGGCTGAACAACGCAAACAAAAAGGTAAGCAAGGATTAGTGACCTGTATCGACAAAGCGAATGTGTTGGGTTCCTTTTATTATATGCGCCAAGTGTTTGATGAAGTCGCACAACACTACCCACATTTAGAAGCAGATCATATATATGTTGATGCCTGTGCATTACAGTTAGTGCGTCAACCTTGGGCTTATGATGTCATGGTCACTGAGAACATGTTTGGCGATATTCTCTCGGATTTATGTGCCGGCCTAATGGGTGGTATGGGCATGGCACCATCGGGTGACATTGGTGAAAACAGCGCGGTATTTCAACCTTGTCATGGCAGTGCACCGGATATTATTGGCCAAGGCAAAGCTAACCCAACCGCCATGTTTTTATCAGCGGCACTGATGTTGGAATGGTTAGGCTATCAACATCAAAACCAAGCAATGTTAGACGCAGCCAATAAAATTAATCAAGTGGTAGAAGCCGCGTACGCAACAGGCGATTTATTGCCTTATGAGTTAGGTGGCAGTGATGGCACCGTTGCGATTAGCTCCAAAGTATTTGCTATGTTGGAACAATAA
- a CDS encoding putative quinol monooxygenase, whose product MYVITVKFVVKPQHLNEFLPAMHKQADDSLTKEANCHYFDVCQGEEDKNTIFLYELYASKADFEYHLDTEHFKSFAAKVQPWVESKEVLSFNKI is encoded by the coding sequence ATGTACGTAATTACCGTAAAATTTGTAGTCAAACCGCAACATTTAAATGAATTTTTACCAGCCATGCACAAGCAAGCAGATGACTCATTAACCAAAGAAGCCAACTGCCATTACTTTGATGTGTGTCAGGGGGAAGAAGATAAAAACACCATCTTTTTGTATGAGCTATACGCCAGCAAAGCTGATTTTGAATATCACTTAGACACAGAGCACTTTAAATCTTTCGCCGCTAAGGTTCAGCCTTGGGTAGAGAGCAAAGAAGTATTGAGTTTTAACAAAATATAA
- the otnC gene encoding 3-oxo-tetronate 4-phosphate decarboxylase has protein sequence MLDTASAKQKLMAFAESIFNRGLTAGASANMSIKTDTGWVITPTNSCFGFLDADRLSVLDQQGNLISGDKPSKEFLLHKAFYDQRPDDTCVLHLHSTYATALSCLPCANTSDAVPSYTPYLTMRLGAIALVPYFAPGDVALADAVYEVAANHPGVIMANHGPIVSGKTVESCVFGMEELEESCKLAFKLKGHQANLLSKDNIADLKAKFANK, from the coding sequence ATGTTAGATACAGCAAGCGCGAAACAAAAGCTTATGGCTTTTGCCGAGTCAATATTCAACCGCGGTTTAACCGCGGGAGCCAGCGCTAATATGAGTATAAAAACCGACACAGGTTGGGTGATCACCCCCACCAATAGTTGCTTTGGTTTTTTAGATGCCGATCGTTTGTCTGTGCTTGATCAACAAGGTAACTTGATCAGCGGTGACAAACCTTCAAAAGAGTTTTTATTGCACAAAGCATTTTATGACCAACGCCCAGATGACACCTGTGTACTGCATTTGCATTCAACCTACGCTACTGCGTTGTCTTGCTTGCCTTGTGCCAATACTTCGGATGCCGTCCCAAGCTATACGCCTTATTTAACCATGCGCCTTGGCGCTATCGCTTTAGTACCTTACTTTGCACCAGGAGATGTGGCGTTGGCCGATGCGGTTTATGAAGTAGCAGCCAATCACCCCGGCGTCATCATGGCCAACCATGGGCCTATTGTTAGTGGTAAAACCGTTGAATCCTGCGTTTTTGGTATGGAAGAGTTAGAAGAAAGCTGCAAACTCGCGTTTAAGTTAAAAGGCCATCAAGCTAACTTACTTAGCAAAGACAATATTGCAGATTTAAAAGCCAAGTTTGCCAACAAGTAA
- the otnK gene encoding 3-oxo-tetronate kinase, which produces MCKQYPILGCIADDFTGATDLASFLVKSGLRTLQINNLPTPDMLDSLQGFDAVVVALKIRTVEKQQAVQQTLSALNWLQQAHCQRFFYKYCSTFDSTPKGNIGPVIDALLDKLKQNSTLVCPALPVNGRTVYNGYLFVNGQPLNESPLKDHPLTPMTDPSIIRMLEKQGHGKAINIPYETVEQGETVLRAAIQSAKQQYNYLVVDAISQQHLLNIGAICDEFSLITGGSGIALDLKPALGIKQKNHLEHEQQFSQAAPTIVLSGSCSAMTQSQVAEYLAHNPGYQIQPLKIQSGEQSLESITNWLHTLPSSAKPIIYATATPEQVKENQTQLGVQTAQELVEGLFAQLAKHLYSKGYRNFVVAGGETSGAVVSALAINRFEIGPSIAPGVPLVRTLDDNPVNLALKSGNFGDKHFFQTALGQMTC; this is translated from the coding sequence ATGTGCAAACAATATCCAATATTAGGCTGTATTGCAGACGACTTTACCGGTGCGACTGATTTAGCTAGCTTTTTAGTTAAAAGCGGCTTGCGTACCCTGCAAATCAATAATTTACCAACGCCAGACATGTTAGATAGCTTACAAGGCTTCGACGCCGTGGTGGTCGCATTAAAAATTCGCACGGTTGAAAAGCAACAAGCCGTTCAGCAAACGTTAAGCGCGTTAAACTGGTTACAACAAGCCCATTGCCAACGATTTTTTTATAAATATTGTTCAACATTCGACTCAACACCGAAAGGCAATATCGGCCCGGTAATTGATGCCTTGCTAGACAAGTTAAAGCAAAACAGTACGCTTGTTTGTCCTGCTTTGCCCGTTAACGGGCGCACCGTGTACAACGGCTATTTATTTGTTAACGGCCAACCGCTAAATGAAAGCCCGTTAAAAGATCACCCATTAACCCCGATGACAGATCCTTCCATTATTCGCATGCTGGAAAAACAAGGTCATGGTAAAGCCATCAACATTCCATACGAAACCGTTGAACAAGGCGAAACGGTTTTACGTGCGGCTATTCAGTCCGCTAAACAGCAATATAATTACCTAGTGGTCGACGCCATTAGTCAGCAACATTTATTGAACATAGGCGCAATTTGCGATGAGTTTAGTTTGATTACCGGAGGTTCTGGTATTGCACTAGATTTAAAACCAGCATTAGGGATCAAGCAGAAAAACCATCTTGAACATGAGCAACAATTTAGCCAAGCGGCACCCACTATCGTATTAAGCGGTAGCTGCTCAGCCATGACGCAAAGCCAAGTGGCTGAATACCTAGCCCACAATCCGGGTTATCAAATCCAGCCGTTAAAGATCCAAAGTGGTGAACAATCACTTGAATCGATAACCAACTGGTTACACACCTTACCTTCAAGCGCTAAGCCAATCATTTATGCCACCGCGACACCTGAACAAGTTAAAGAAAATCAAACGCAACTTGGCGTGCAAACCGCGCAAGAGTTAGTAGAAGGCTTATTTGCGCAACTGGCTAAACACTTGTACAGCAAAGGTTATCGCAATTTTGTGGTTGCCGGAGGAGAAACCTCAGGAGCCGTTGTTAGCGCACTGGCCATTAATCGCTTTGAAATTGGCCCAAGTATTGCGCCTGGTGTGCCATTGGTACGCACATTAGACGATAACCCCGTCAATCTAGCATTAAAGTCAGGTAACTTTGGCGACAAACACTTTTTTCAAACAGCATTAGGACAAATGACATGTTAG
- a CDS encoding tripartite tricarboxylate transporter substrate binding protein, whose amino-acid sequence MTRLIPALVIFTSLLSICLPTHAAKKYPYRPITNTVVWGAGGGTDSINRMIMAEMEKELGVKVRVANKTGGIAGSIGMKYVHSKRPDGYNLVGISESNVTSSVNGGWNKRFDQWWPFIVGGSPDIISVAANSPYTDLKQLIEASKANPKTIKVAAGDIGSIHHLNMLALVKGTGASFKFIPYPGSAKSQTAVLTGEVDIVITSVAEQAALIRGKKLKPLATLTPSAFSGDNIPIIVSALSIYPTLHEHLPIKQAIGFAVHAQASPSTKLILGAAFEKAMQSDKVKSWAKQNYYQLSGKHGLQAKIEFSRLESLFAWTLYDLGAVNISPQVFGIDKPKLQ is encoded by the coding sequence ATGACTCGTTTAATACCAGCTTTAGTGATATTCACCAGTTTGCTCAGTATTTGTTTACCGACACACGCTGCAAAAAAATATCCTTATCGGCCGATTACGAATACTGTGGTGTGGGGTGCCGGTGGTGGCACAGACTCGATAAACCGCATGATCATGGCTGAAATGGAAAAAGAGTTAGGCGTTAAGGTACGCGTGGCCAATAAAACCGGTGGTATTGCCGGTTCAATTGGCATGAAGTACGTTCACAGCAAACGCCCAGATGGCTATAACTTGGTTGGAATTTCAGAGTCAAATGTTACCTCTTCGGTTAATGGCGGGTGGAATAAGCGTTTTGATCAATGGTGGCCGTTTATTGTTGGCGGTTCACCCGATATTATTTCAGTGGCGGCCAATTCGCCTTATACCGATTTAAAACAGCTAATTGAAGCATCTAAAGCTAACCCTAAAACCATTAAAGTGGCTGCGGGTGATATTGGCTCTATTCATCATTTAAATATGTTGGCTTTAGTTAAAGGTACAGGCGCCAGCTTTAAGTTTATTCCTTACCCTGGCTCGGCTAAATCGCAAACGGCGGTACTGACTGGCGAAGTGGATATTGTGATCACTTCCGTGGCTGAACAAGCCGCGCTGATCCGTGGTAAAAAATTAAAACCACTTGCCACATTAACCCCATCTGCGTTCAGTGGCGATAACATTCCTATCATTGTTTCGGCTTTGTCTATTTACCCAACCTTGCATGAGCATTTACCTATTAAACAAGCTATAGGGTTTGCGGTGCACGCCCAAGCTTCACCTTCTACTAAATTGATATTAGGCGCAGCGTTTGAAAAAGCCATGCAGTCAGATAAGGTGAAATCGTGGGCCAAACAAAATTATTATCAATTATCCGGTAAGCATGGCTTACAAGCGAAAATTGAGTTTTCCCGTTTAGAGTCGCTGTTTGCTTGGACCTTGTATGATTTAGGGGCGGTGAACATTTCGCCGCAAGTATTTGGTATTGATAAACCTAAACTGCAATGA
- a CDS encoding GntR family transcriptional regulator, with the protein MNQTVAIKSNESLSNRAYRELKEKILKNEIKFGTYYLEKTLAESLGISRTPLKEALVRLENEGLIVIQPRHGIKVQAVSAEDMEEIYQIIGCLECEAVYLLANKGLSEEQIQAFDKTAVDMDNALSRDDLTAWAEADENFHRLLLEYCGNKRLQNIVMNHWDQAHRARYFTLTLREKPTNSTADHLAVIEAMKNRDVTRAVEIHRAHRLKGKKLIVDILKKFRMEGL; encoded by the coding sequence GTGAATCAAACCGTAGCAATTAAATCGAATGAGTCGTTAAGTAACCGAGCGTATCGTGAACTTAAAGAAAAAATTCTTAAAAATGAGATCAAATTCGGGACTTATTACTTAGAAAAAACCTTAGCTGAAAGCCTTGGTATTAGTCGTACGCCGTTAAAAGAGGCGTTAGTACGTTTAGAAAACGAAGGCTTAATTGTCATCCAGCCTAGGCATGGCATTAAAGTACAAGCTGTATCCGCAGAGGATATGGAAGAAATTTATCAAATTATTGGCTGTTTAGAGTGCGAAGCGGTTTATCTGCTTGCCAATAAAGGCTTAAGTGAAGAGCAAATACAAGCTTTTGATAAAACAGCAGTCGATATGGACAACGCGCTTAGTCGAGATGATTTAACCGCGTGGGCTGAAGCCGATGAAAATTTTCATCGTTTGTTACTCGAGTATTGTGGCAATAAACGCTTGCAAAATATTGTAATGAACCATTGGGATCAAGCGCATCGCGCGCGTTATTTCACATTAACGTTGCGAGAAAAGCCGACTAATTCAACTGCCGATCATCTAGCTGTGATCGAAGCGATGAAAAACCGCGATGTGACTCGAGCCGTCGAGATCCACCGAGCGCATCGTTTAAAAGGCAAAAAGCTGATAGTAGATATTTTGAAGAAATTTCGGATGGAAGGCCTATAA